The following are encoded in a window of Novosphingobium sp. THN1 genomic DNA:
- a CDS encoding MaoC family dehydratase has protein sequence MAGKYFDEWRIGDRIEHEIRRTVTETDNLLFSTMTHNPQPLHIDVEAAKASEFGQILVNGTFTFALMVGLSVGDTTLGTLVANLGYDKLVMPAPVFIGDTMRATSEVVDLRESRSRPDAGITTFKHELLNQRGEVVCRCLRSALLKKRP, from the coding sequence ATGGCGGGCAAATACTTCGACGAATGGCGAATCGGCGACCGAATCGAGCACGAGATTCGCAGGACCGTGACCGAGACCGATAACCTGTTGTTTTCGACCATGACTCACAACCCGCAGCCGCTGCACATCGATGTGGAGGCGGCCAAGGCCAGCGAGTTCGGCCAAATTCTCGTGAACGGTACTTTCACTTTCGCACTAATGGTTGGCCTGTCAGTCGGCGACACTACGCTCGGCACGCTTGTGGCAAATCTGGGGTACGACAAGCTGGTCATGCCGGCCCCGGTATTCATCGGCGATACGATGCGCGCAACCAGTGAAGTAGTTGATTTACGGGAAAGTAGATCGCGGCCGGATGCGGGCATCACCACGTTCAAGCATGAACTTTTGAACCAGCGCGGCGAGGTCGTCTGCCGCTGCCTGCGCTCCGCATTACTCAAGAAACGGCCGTGA